CGGATGCCGGCTTCCCGTGCGGCTTCAGCCAGGACGGTCAGCGCTTCCCGGGCGTCGGCCGTGACCGGCAGGGCGCCCTGCTTGAAGGCGTCGTGCCCGGCCACGTTGATGCCGATGAACCGGACGTCGGGATTCGAAAAGGCCGACTGCGAGCCCGTGGAGAAATCGGTCAGCCGCGTTCCCACGGCGATGATCAGGTCGGCCTCGGCGGCGATCCTGGCGCCCGCCGGCGTGCCGGTCACGCCGAACCCGCCGATCGCCCAGTCCGAGGGTTCGCGCATAGCGCCCTTGCCGCCGAAGGTCTCTCCCACGGGGATGCCGCAGGTCGCGGCGAAGGCCGCGAGAGCGTCCCAGGCTTCCGAATAATGGACGCCGCCGCCCGCGATGATCATCGGCCGCTTCGCCCCTTTCAGCAGTTCGACTGCCTCCGCGATACGCGCCTTCGTCGGCGGCCTGCGCTCCACGCGCCAGACCCGTTTCTCGAAGAAGTGGGCCGGATAGTCATAGGCGTGGGCCTGCACGTCCTGGGGCAGCGAGATCGTCACCGCGCCCGTATCCGCCGGATCGGTGAGTACGCGCATGGCCTCCGGCAGCGCGGTAAGCAGTTGTTCGGGCCGGTTGATCCGGTCGAAGAACCGGCTGACCGGGCGGAAGCAGTCGTTGACGCTCACTTCGGCGGACACCGGGTGCTCGAGTTCCTGCAGCACCGGGCCCTGGTACCGTGTGGCATAGTAATCGGACGGCAGCAGGAGCACGGGCAGGCGGTTGATCGTGGCCGTGGCCGCGCCGGACAGCATGTTGGTCGATCCCGGGCCGATGGATGCCGTGCACGCGATGGTGGCCATGCGTTGGTTCACCTTGGCGTAACCCGAGGCCGTGTGCACCATGGACTGCTCGTTGCAGGGCTGGTGGTAGGTCAGGTCCTGTCCATACTCGAAAAGGGCCTGGCCCAGCCCGGCCACGTTCCCATGGCCGAATATGCCGAATATGGCGGGGATGAAACGCCGCTCCGCGCCGTCGCGCTCGCTGTACTGCACGGACAGGTACTTGACCACCGCCTGTGCCGTGGTCAGCCGGACTTTGTCGTGAGGGTATGCCATGATCTGCTCCTTCGATGACTCGACGCGGGTCTTAACGTAGTCCATGACCGGCGCCTGATAACTCAGCCGATTTACTGCACCGTTTCCCAGCGGTCGGAAGACCAGGAGCGTTCGATCGCGGCCAGCACTTCGGCCACGGCCCGCGCTTCATTGAAGCCGGGCTCGCCCTGCCTGCCAGCTGCAATGGACTGCAGAAAGTGAAAGGTCTCGATCGCCTTGAGGTCGTCGTATCCGAGTCCCACAGCCGGGCCGGGGTTGAAGTGGACATGCCCGGGATAGGCCGGCCCGCTCTGCAGGGTGACGAACCCGTCGTGCGGGCCGTCGACCGTGTACAACTGCAATTCGTTCATTCGTTCGAAGTCCCACCGGATTGCGCCCTTCGTGCCGTGGATCTCGAAGGCCATCTGGCATTTCGTCCCCTGGATCACCCGGTCGACTTCGAAGGTTCCACGGGCGCCGTTCACGAACTCCACCAGCGCCCCGGCGTAATCTTCATTCGTCACGGGTTCGCGTTGCCCGCCGGTCCCGACGGAAAAGTGGGTTCCTTCGCCGACCGGCGCGACGGGCCGGTCTACGATAATCAGTGCCTTCTGTCCGACGACGCGCCTGATGGGTCCCGCGAGCAGGTGGGCCATGTCGACAACGTGGGACATAAGGTCACCCAGCGCACCGCTTCCGGCATCCTCTCGACGAAAGCGCCAGGAGAGCATGCCGTCGGGGTGGCTCGCGTAGCCCGCGAAGAACCGGCCGCGATAGTGGGTGAGGTCGCCCAGCACGCCGTCGGCAACGAGACTGCGCGCATGCTGCACGAGCGGCGCCCAGCGGTAGTTGTAACCGACCCAGGTCAGCACGCCGGCTTCGGCGGCCGCCCGGGCGATTTCGGCCGTTTCCGCGGGGGAGCGGCCCACGGGTTTCTCACAGAAGATGTCCTTGCCCGCTGCTGCGGCGGCACGGACCATGTCCAGGTGGAGATGATTCGGCACGGTGATGTTGACCACGGATACGTCCAGGTCTTCCATGATTTCGCGCCAGTCCGTCGTGGTCCTGTTGAATCCCAGCATGTCCCGGGCCTGCTCGCACCGGTTCGCCACGTCGTCGGCACAGATGACCAGTTCCGGTACCAGCCCGCATTCGGGGAAGCGCTGCCAGACCTGGTGGTAGGCCCGGCCGTGGACCATGCCCATCCAGCCCATACCGATGATGCCGATGCCGATCGGCGAGGCCATTTCATCCGCTCCGATTTATTGATTGTACCGTTCGCCGGGGTCCGCCGCTTGATCGCCTGGGTCAACCCAGGGCGTCGATCAACTGATTGACGCCGAGATACAGGAAGAGGACCAGCGCGAGGACGAGGAGCACGTTCAGCAGCCACCCCGTCTTCAGGTTTCCGACCCATTCATGTTTCGAGTTCATGTACAGCAGGGTGCCGGCCAGGAACGGCATGAAGAAGGCGCCGACCACCGTGTAGATGATGACGATGGATACCGGCCGGTCGAATAGCAGCAGGGCCATGGTCGGAAAGGTCAGGAACAGCAGGAACCCGCGGTAGTACCGGGAGTCGGTCCGGACCATGGCCTCGCGGGCCTCGCTGGACGCCCGTTTGAACATCGCCATGAAGTCGGCGAACAGGTAGGGGATACCCTGCCAGACGCCCAGGACCGAGGTGATGACCGCGGCCCAGAAGCCCAGGTAGAGGGACCACCGCCCGAAGGGTCCCAACGCCACTTCCAGCCGGTCCGCCATGCCCAGGACGATATCGATGCCCACCGCCTCGGGGCGGATCTGCGCGCCGAGGATCATGACGGCAATGCCGAAGAACCCCGTCAGGATATAGGCGCCGCCGAGATCGATCCGTATGCCTTTGAGCCACTCGCCGCCTTCGCGGCCGGCTTCCCGGATCCAGTACCCGTAGCACATGACCGACAGGCTGCCACCCACGCCGCCCAGGACGCTCAGGACGGCGACCACCGATCCCGACGGCGCAGTCGGCAGGGCGATGCCGCGCAGGATGTCGCCGATGTCGGGGCGGAGGGCCCAGGCGCTGATCAGGAAGCTCACGAACATCAGGCCGACGAGCACCTTCATGACGGTCAGGAAGAACCCGAAACGGCCCGCCCAGACCATGACGCACGCGGCCAGGGCGTGAATCACTCCCCACTGCGCGACCGAAAGCGCCGGGAAAACCGTGTGGCCGGCAATGCCGGAGGCCGAAAGCAGCCCCCCACCGACCAGGAAGGACCAGATGAGGAGATAGAGCAGGAAGAAATACTGTACGGGCCTGCCGAGGCGCTCCACCCAGCCTTCCAGGAGCGTGGTGCCCGTCGCGAGCTGCCAGCGTCCGACCCCTTCGTTCAGGGCGAACTTGAGCACGGCGCCCCAGACGAGGGCCCACAGCAGCACCGTGCCGAAATTCGCGCCGGCATTGGTGGCCGAAATCATGTCCCCGGCGCCGACGCCCGTGGCCGCGACGGCGATTCCCGGTCCCATGAGGGCGAGCATCTGGAAGAAGTTCAGTTTCAAATCTCGTCCCGCATCATTTCGTCCAGGTACCTTTTGCCGGACAGGATCGCGTTGAAGGGATCTGCGCCCGTGGCCAGCTCGATGCTTATATACCCGTCGAAGCCGCCGTCCCGCATGATCCGAAGCGCCCTTCGGTAGTCGATCATGCCCTCGCCCAGGGGCGCGTTGATGTGCTGCGCGCGGTCTTCTTCCTGGAAGTAGATCCGCTGGATATTCTTGACGTGCCAGAAGTTGGTGTGGGGCGCGAGCATGCGGCACACGTCGTCCCAGCCGCCCTCGGGCGTCGCGTAGGCGAAGTAGAAATTGCCGAGATCCGGGTTCGCCTTGATCAGGGGATGGCCGACGAGGTCGATGAGCCGCAGCATGCCCTCCGGGGTGTCCACGATGCTGTTCTGATGGAGTTCCAGGGTCAGTTCGGTGCCCTCCGGTTCGGCTTCCCGCGCCAGCGACCGCAGCACGCCGGCGGCCTCCTCGTAGTCCTCGTCCCGTGCCCGCAGGCTGCTGCCCACCGGGTCGGACTGCCCCCGGAGATCCTGCTCGCGCACGCCCACTTCCCAGGGTTGCGGCGAGATGGACATGTTGACCAGCGGCGCGCCCGCGAGTTGGGCCGCCTTTACCGCGCGGGACAGCAGCCCCCGGTTCGTCGCCCGGACCTCTTCAGGCGCCGGCCAGGTGATGATCTTCCGCAGCACGGTCAGTCCGCCGATTTCGAGTCCGTGACCCCGCGCTTCCTCGCCCAGCTCGACGAGCGCTTCGTCCGGCGCGTCGTAGAAATTGAACCAGGTCTCGCCCAGGTCGATCCCGTCGAATCCGTGGCGTACGAGCCAGTCCCACACCGGTTTGCGCTCCTCAGCCAGGGGGTAACCCCGCTCCGCGGCTTCCGGTGAACGATAGCCACTCAGCGTGAGTGTACAGAAGACGATTTTCATGATGGGTTGCCCCGCAGGTAGGCTTGAATGATGTCGCGGCACAGGGCGTGGTCCTGCCGCGCCCCGTATCCGTCGGTAATGGGCGGTTTCCCGTTCACGACACAATCGTAGAAATGAACCAGTTCCAGCTTGAAGGCGTTCTGCTTGTTGACCACGAGTTCCTTCTTCCAGGGCTGTTCGCCGTCCATGCCCATCACCGTGACAGGCGACGGCAGTCCCCGGTCGAACCCCGTGGGGAACCGGATGCCCACGCGCCGTCCCGCGCCGAAGACCTCCAGCGTCTCCCGGAAATCGTGCAGTTCGGGCAGGCTGGTCCACGTCGCCACGCACCGTGCGTCGTTCTCGTAGGCGAGCACCGTGGTCACGCTCGTTCCGCCGCGCCAGATTTCGGCGCTGACCACCCGGTCCGGCGGACCGAAGAGGCCCCGCAGGCTGCTGATGTCGTGGATCATGCTGCCGGAAAGGGAGAAGAAGATCCTTCGTGCGGACTCCGGCACGTCGCCGATGGCATCCCGCACGGCGCGCTCCCGCAGGGCGGCCGTGCGCTCGATCACCTCGCCCGGTATGTCATCGAAGGCGTACAGCGTGTATTCACTCAGGTGGCGGTCGTTGCCGCAATGGAGGTGGTTGGCCTGAATGAAGCGGATATCGGGCATGGCAAGCACTTCGTCTCGGGCGAATCGGTACCCCGGATCGTGCTGCTTCATGTACCCCACCATCAGTGTCTTGCCCGATGCCTCGGCGGCCCCGATGATCCTGTCTGCTTCCCGCACCGAGTAGCACATGGGCTTTTCGATGAATACGTGCTTGCCCGCGTCCAGCGCGGTGACGGCCGCGTCGGTCTTGGGGTCGGCGAAGCAGAGCAGCACGGCGTCCGGGTCCAGCGCCAGGAGGTCCTCGTAGCGGGTGACACGGTTGCGATCAGGCACGTCGTACATCTCGCCGATGAAGTCGACGAGTTTCGCGGATGCGTCGCAGAGTCCGGCCAGTTCGTAGCGGTCACGGAGTTCGGCGATATGGGGCAGATGCTGGATCTGGGCGATCGCGCCGCAGCCGACCACGCCGATCCTTATGCGGTCCATGAATAGGCCTTTCCGGCAATCGATGCCCTGGAATCGATGCCCTGGAATCGTTACTACAAATGGGGAAGTCTAAGAAGAGAATACGCCCGGAGGGATTCGAACCCCCGACCTACTGATCCGAAGTCAGTTGCTCTATCCAGCTGAGCTACGGACGCACGGGGAACCCACTGAGGCCAGCATCCGATATACGCATTGAACGGTATGATGTCAACGAAATCAGGCGGCCATTCATCGGCCAATACTGCGAACGAGGATCAGGCGGAGGAGGGCGAACCGCTGATCGATGCCATAGCGGCAAGGGCTCGGGAGACCTGCGGGTCCGCAGACGCCCGCGTTGACGCCAAGTCGGTTCGGGGCCTGGTGGTCGGTCTCTCCCGTATCCACGTACAGACCTTCGAACCGGATGTTCCAGGCGCCGGCCACCGGCATATCGATTCCGGTTCCCACTACCCACCCGATGCGCGTCAACTGATCGTCGAATGAATCGTCGTGGTCCACCTGCATCTGGCCGTCCGTTCCCGGGTCGAGATCGATGAACGAATTCGATATGCCGACAACCGACACTCCGCCATCGAGGAACACGCCGGCTCGGCCGAGTGATTTCCGAATGCCAATGCGCGCCGTTCCGACCCAATGCAATTCCGACGTGGCCGTTTCGTCCATACCGACGGGATCCATCTGCCGCGAAGCCGACGGAAGCCCGACGAAGGTGCCATCCACTTCGAACCGGATCGGAACACGTCCCAGGTGAAAGTGCCGGCCTGCCACGACACCGGTCGGGAATCCGGTATCGTTGTAATCGAACATCTGCCCGGGGACGCCCTCATACCCCGAAAATCCATCGGTGTCGGTCGTTTGAACGTCCACTACACCAGGCCCCGAGAATGCACCGACGTAGTATCCGGTCGCGTTTTCCTGGGCTTGCGTGGTACCTGCGGCGATGATCAACGAAGCGAGTGCCAGGGTAAGCAAACGCCAACCACTCCCCACCGAGGCTGAGACGTAAGACGCGGATTGGATGGCGGTCCCGTTAGACGCGGATCGCGTGGCTGGCATGCCATCCGTCATCTTCAAATTTCGGAACAAACCTCGTAACATTCCCATGTTTCTGGTACTCCTGGTTAATGATTCCTTTGTGAAAATCCAGGTGGATCGATATTACGCTTTCGAGGACTATTTAACAACTAATACGTACAAGCTGATGTTTCATTGGAACTTTTTTTGACGAAGGTGCTTGACAATCCATGAAATGTGTACTATATATGACATATGACACATTTTGGTAAACACATCCGTTTCCGCCGCGAAGACCTGCGGAAGCAAGACAGGCGGTTCTCCCTGCGCCAGGTGGCGCAGCGCATCGAGGTCGAACCGGCCTACCTGAGCAAGATCGAGCGTGGCGATGTGGCGCCGCCTTCAGAGGCCACGACGCTCAAGCTGGCACGGGACCTGGGCGAGGACCCGGACGTGCTGCTGGCCCTGGCGGGCAAGGTGTCGAGCGACCTTCAGGAGATCATCCGCAAGCGTCCGAAGTTGTTCGCGGACCTGATCCGGAAGATGAAGGAAGCGCCCGATCACGCCATCCTAAGGATAGTACGCGAAGTGCGGGACGGTGAATGGTAACAACAAGGAGAACCACAATGATTTACCTTGAGCACGACCAACTGGAAATCCAAAGCCCGGAAGTCCACGATCGGGCCCGGTGTTCGATTTCGTTTCAGCGCACGCTGCGCATCCCGGACGATGGAAGCGATTACCCCTTGCCCCCGGGCCTGGGATGTTTTCCCCTGCGTCACCTGGACGACTACTCGGATCGCCTGCCTGACGCGTGGGGCCGCAGGGGTGGCGTGATCATGCCGATGTTCCAGGCCGAGGCGATGTGGCTGAACTTCGGCGGATTCAGTGCTTATCCCTTCGCACTGAAGATCGCGACCGGAAAGGTCTGCGCGATCACTGGCGAGCACTGGGTAAACCATCTGAATACCGATCCGCAGGACTACCTGGTATTGCCCGAACAGCCGTGGCTCGATGGATACTGCGTAGAAAAAGGTGTGGTCCGCCAGTTCGTGGCCATGCCGCTGGGCAAGGGGTACACGGTCGAGGAGCAGTTGACGGACTCGGCGCAGCATGGCGGCCTTCAGATAACGGCCTATCCCATGAAGGCGGAACGCTATGAAGCGATGCGGAACAGACTGTACGAAGATATGGACATGGCGCCGATGGCGATGCAGAGTCCCCAGGAGGAAGGCATGGGCCTGGCACCCGGCGGGCGGATGCGTCAGGAGATCTACGAGGACGACTACGGCCTGGATGCCTGGGACCAGCGGCATCCCGTCCGGTGTTTCGTTTCCATCGCCAATTCGGCCCAGTGGATGGCGATAACCGGCGAGCGTCCTCCGATAGAACCGCCTACGGCCGAACAATACACTGAATCCGGCCTGCCCTGGTATGACTATTACGACGCCGATCACGAGGCCGTTTCGGGCAGCGATATCCTGAAGTCGGTGAAGAGCGTGTCGCAGACCGGCAAGGAGAAAGGCGTAACGGCGCTGCCGGACAATGAATCGATCAGCGGAACCCGGGTCGTAACTCTCCGGGATACCAGAAAACGCGAAGTTAGGGAGTTTTCCGCCAGCGAATCGCTGGATTCGTGAGGCCAGGCGTGCTCAGGAGGGGACGTTCTACGCGGCGGGCAGTGCGTCGCGCCAGGATTTACCTCACTGTCAAGCGATCCAGTGGTCCCGAGAACGCCACCTCCAGCTTGACTATATGCTCATGCAGCCATTCAATCATCGCTGGCCAGTTGTCTTCGTTAAAGCCATCGAACTGATGCGGGAAACTAATGCGACAGGCTTTCTTGTCGTCTAACCGCTGCCAATTAAGTTCCGCCCCAAATCGGTTTTCGATCTCCTGTTTTTCCAGAATGAGTTGATCAAAAATCCGTTTATTCTCTTCCGCTTGAGGGCGCGAAAAGTAGAGTTCCACACGCGCCAGGTTTTTTCCAAAGATCATGTTGTAGCCACAGCCTGACACCCCCGTAGGGCTCGCAAGCCAGTGGTCTCTGGACGGACTGATAGTCTGGTACCGTGAAACGCCTCGATCACGGAGTACTTCCAAAGTCTTCGTCCAGAACGCGTGCCTCAACTTTTGTGTTTGTGTTAATGTGCGCTGACTGGCTTTCTCCTCCGACTCCTTGTTGGCCATTCCAATCATGTAGTCCGCGGCCTCCGGCGTGGGGATAATCTGTTGTAGGTCGATCAGAAGCTCTTCACCGAAGCTGTAAGGCACAACCCGGAAACATTGCGCCTGGACCCCGTGTCCGATCAGCCAGAGTACCGTCGCCGTAACCTCTTTGCGGAAATTCGCGGCGACCAGAATAAACCGTTGCTCATTACCGGCGTTTAGTACTGTATCGTCGAGATCTTCTACACCGAGGAATTCGCACAGGTTCGGAATTGCATTTTCGCCGTCGACCCACCGGTTGAGATACTTCTGATAGATTTCGACGATCTCTGCCTTTTTCAAACTTGAACAATAGGCGACGTACTTGAGCGCCTGCCATACGACATCGCGGCCCGAATCGTCGAGTTTATTCTCGATGACCACCACCCGGCCTTCCTTGTCAAGCGCCAGGAGATCGAGACGCTCCCTGGTGTCCTCGAAGCCGTCGAATTCCTTCTGAATGACAAGTAGATCCTCGCCTAATGCCTCCGGCGTATGCACCAACCATTCTTGAAGGTGGTCGCGCTCATTCAGTTTCAAATCGCTGAAACGCCGTTCTTCAAGCTGGACGAGGTGATTATCTAACAGGTTTACCTTGAACATCAGTGGGTCTCCTAAGCCATTACGCCAAGACCATTTGTCCTGATTTCGGTTACCGTGGAAGGGTGCTGCTTCAGGTTGGGACGACATCCATACCGAACACGTTTTTCATGGCGTCATTTAAATACAGTGCTGGTGGATAGTCTAAGAATAAAACTTGAGTAGAACTAGCACTTATCGATTGTATTTTGGCGCTTTATGATTCTATTCCATGCAACTCTGAAATTAGATCAGTGAAATCGGGATCGTCAGGTGAGTCGGTTTTTAGTCTTTTGATTATGCGACTGTAAATCATCTCTATGGAGCTTGCGTCCTGATCAATTTTAAACTGAAATTTGCCTGATGTTCCCGAACCAACTGTACCGTTCAATGATAGGCTACCTTCAAACGGAGGTGTAAGGTACAGTTGTAGTACTACCGGTTGATCGAAACAGTCCGGAGGGAGTCGATAATTCCAAGCGCTAATCGTACTAAAGTGAAAACCAAACCCAAATCTATCTTTCCAGTTAGTCTGCCCTTGGTCTCGAGGTTCAAATTCGATACGACACCTAGTTCCAGGTAGGTTAGTGCTAATCACTGTACAGTAGATATCGATAGCAATACCTCGGCCATAGTTGTAAATCAGTAATCCAATACCGATTTTAAGGCTATCTGTAGCTATTTCGGGCACTCCTACTACCCATTTATGACGAAGATCAGGTTGTGGTCGACGGCCGAACATTCCGGCCAAGAATTCATGAGGTGCGGGATGAAAGTTTGATCCAGCCCTGATGTAGTATAGATGGTTATATATAGTTCGATGAGGGGCAGCGTCGCTAGACGGAATCAGAGTCACCACGAATCCCTTGTCGTTGTTAGTTTCCACTACGTGGTTCTTGATATCTTTGTGTGGCGGAATGGTACAGCCAGATATAGCACCTTCCAATAAACTAGCATATCTTAGAGGGTTGTTTATCATTGTTTCTTCATGAGCTACGTCTGCCCCGTCCTCGTCGTCGGAGCAATCTATGCCCCAGACTACTACCCCTCCCTCAGAGTTTCCGAATCCGGAGATTTCTTTTGCGAGGTTTTGTCGATCACTTTGCGTAAGCTTTCTGCTTTGACCACCGTCCGAAGATCGCTTGAAGTCTATATGTAGGTTTTCGAATTCTCGGTCTTCTACGAACTGCTCAATAGCTGTATAGCCTTGTTTCACGATTCTATTGTAAATGTCGTAGCATCAGCTCATGAATACACAATCCTTTCGTGACCACTAAGGGAGATCGCGCAGTTCTCAGATGTAACCCTACAAAAGTCTGCAGATTGTGTGTGTTTCTCAATCATGTAATTTCTTCATCTTATCGATTGATTTGCGAATATAACCCTAAGGTCGTTTGAGTTGGTGGGTGAGTTTTACCAGAAAACAGCCATAGCTGAATTCTCAGTGTAACTAACCTAACCCATCAACAATGTTCAAGTACTCTCATTATGCTTTAACAAAACAGGGTTTGGTCCCAAGTACATGACCTGTAAATGGGATATGTCACAACTACCGACTCTTAACACTTCAATTTGAGATTCAATGAGAATACCCACTGCCACCGCCGAAGTAATGGGAATACATGAAACGGAAAGAGGGGAAAATGGCAAAGAATGGAGAAAAACAGCAACTTGAACGTTACGCACAGTATCTCGAAGGGTTGTTGCGCGATAATGGCATTGGTTTCATGGTGTACAGGATGGAAACAGGGGGCGATTACGACGTACCCCTTGATATGGATCCAGAATGGCGACTGATTCATCAACGGATACAAGACGCGAAGGAATCACTTGATGCTAAGGGAATCCCTTTTGATGAAAACCCACCAGATGAGGGTGAAAGGATGTAGTTGATTGCTGATTGTTTACCATACGATGTAATTACCAAACTATTGTAGCGAAGATAAAACCTATGAGGGTCAATACATTTGGAATTATCGTTGCCCACATAAGACCAGTAAATCGTGTTGTTTTGAATTATACTGAAACCATCAATTACCAGAGTTGCTGTTGACAGGCCATGAACCTTTGATTGTGTTCAGTCTTACAGAAAACGATATCGGATTTGATGATTTCCAGATTTTAAGGAACCCACCAGGTAGGGATTGTCATCCAAGACACAGAAACACACTGAGTTTCAAAACTCTAGTAATTAACTAGACAGTTAGTGTAATTCTGGTCTTAATCCAATGAAACTAGGTGCCAGGGTACTTTGAGCATCATTGCGAATTTAGACGCTATTTCATGGGTTGCATCACAAAACACTCTTGTGGTACACTGTTGCATGCTTTACGTTTGCGTTGGAATCGAGTCCATTTCAAGGTAGTTCGGTAATTGCATGTATTTCGGATTATAAGAGATATTAGCAAAACCAGTTGTCCCAGGTAGATATTCCTCAGGTATCATTGGGTATATTACAATGAGTAATCACTTTTATAGAAACATACAGATTGAGAATTTCCGTGGTATTGATTCTTTGAGTGTTAGAGACCTTGAACAAGTGAATCTTTTTGTGGGGAGAAACAACTGCGGGAAAACGACCGTGTTGGAATCGATGTTTCTACTAGCAGGTATGTCCAATCCAGGTTTGATTCAAAGAATCGAAGAATGGAGAGGAATATTGCCTACAGATGGATCAGACCTGCGAAACCTGTTTTTTAACAGAAACCATAGCAAGCAGATTGAGATTTCTGGTGAGAACCGTTGGGTTAGAAACCTCAGAGTAAAGCCTCTTTTTGAAGATGGGGATATTGCAATAAACGTTCCCGATTCTGGACATAAAACAGAGTATCACACAAAAACCAAGTCGGGTATATCTGTAGGCAGTTCGACAACTGATTTATCGATTGTTGGGTTAGAATTCAGTTTTAAATATGCAAGACTTAAAACTGAACTTCGTAAAGGTAAACAGTATGTTAGCAC
This Gemmatimonadota bacterium DNA region includes the following protein-coding sequences:
- a CDS encoding ATP-binding protein, coding for MYNRIVKQGYTAIEQFVEDREFENLHIDFKRSSDGGQSRKLTQSDRQNLAKEISGFGNSEGGVVVWGIDCSDDEDGADVAHEETMINNPLRYASLLEGAISGCTIPPHKDIKNHVVETNNDKGFVVTLIPSSDAAPHRTIYNHLYYIRAGSNFHPAPHEFLAGMFGRRPQPDLRHKWVVGVPEIATDSLKIGIGLLIYNYGRGIAIDIYCTVISTNLPGTRCRIEFEPRDQGQTNWKDRFGFGFHFSTISAWNYRLPPDCFDQPVVLQLYLTPPFEGSLSLNGTVGSGTSGKFQFKIDQDASSIEMIYSRIIKRLKTDSPDDPDFTDLISELHGIES
- a CDS encoding ATP-binding protein, with product MSNHFYRNIQIENFRGIDSLSVRDLEQVNLFVGRNNCGKTTVLESMFLLAGMSNPGLIQRIEEWRGILPTDGSDLRNLFFNRNHSKQIEISGENRWVRNLRVKPLFEDGDIAINVPDSGHKTEYHTKTKSGISVGSSTTDLSIVGLEFSFKYARLKTELRKGKQYVST